The following proteins are encoded in a genomic region of Mahella australiensis 50-1 BON:
- a CDS encoding MarR family winged helix-turn-helix transcriptional regulator — protein sequence MGSPDESSLHFLLHQIIRYHFIRLHDLLAKIGLYQGQPPVLFMLWEHDGLTQKEIGKALNLKPPTVTVMLKRMENAGFLERRPDSKDMRLSRVYLTDKGRNARAEVENVFQQLENECFDGFTMEERILLRRFFIQIRDNLCKVNGSGMRL from the coding sequence TTGGGTTCTCCAGATGAAAGCTCGTTGCATTTCCTATTACACCAAATAATACGTTATCATTTTATAAGACTGCATGACCTTTTAGCAAAGATAGGCCTCTATCAGGGACAACCGCCCGTGTTGTTTATGTTGTGGGAACACGATGGGCTTACTCAAAAAGAAATCGGAAAGGCTCTAAACCTAAAACCACCAACTGTTACAGTAATGCTTAAAAGGATGGAAAATGCCGGTTTCTTAGAACGTCGACCTGACAGCAAGGATATGCGCCTTTCGCGCGTATATCTCACTGATAAAGGCAGAAATGCACGAGCAGAAGTAGAAAATGTATTTCAACAACTGGAAAATGAATGCTTTGATGGCTTTACAATGGAAGAAAGGATCTTATTAAGACGCTTCTTTATACAAATACGCGATAATTTATGCAAGGTAAACGGCAGCGGTATGCGCTTATAA
- a CDS encoding acyl-CoA dehydratase activase-related protein yields the protein MKIGIAKGLLYYIYYSLWRTFFEKLGCEVIVSDDTNKTILDRGIKDFADDACLPLKLFRGHILELASKSDAIFVPRLVSVARHEYICPKFCGLPEMIKNSIAHLPPIIDETLNMHKNGSEEEMRRFFMSVGHHITSDKSAISEAYSEAVKAQRNYDALLRSGFLPVDLLGDRRDKAFREIKSARDYSQAIGIIGHPYVIYDNYLSMGLIDKVRQAGYGVITPENVADDVIDEEADKLPKRMFYTFGKAIYASAMHMIRSKSVRGVVYMSAFGCGVDAFITELVQRRGRRLDNVPIMILNIDEHTGQAGVDTRIEAFLDMIKWRDQHEGDVPAYRQYLHRG from the coding sequence ATGAAGATTGGTATAGCTAAAGGGCTGCTGTATTATATATATTATTCATTGTGGCGAACATTCTTTGAGAAGTTAGGTTGCGAAGTTATTGTTTCTGATGATACTAATAAAACCATATTGGATCGCGGTATCAAGGATTTTGCCGATGATGCTTGCCTGCCTTTAAAGCTATTTCGAGGTCATATTCTAGAGTTAGCAAGTAAATCAGACGCCATATTCGTACCGCGGCTGGTTAGTGTGGCCAGGCACGAATACATCTGCCCTAAATTCTGCGGCTTGCCGGAAATGATAAAAAACTCCATAGCGCACCTACCGCCGATAATAGATGAGACCTTGAATATGCATAAAAACGGTAGTGAGGAGGAGATGCGCAGATTTTTTATGTCTGTAGGGCATCATATCACGAGCGATAAATCCGCTATAAGCGAAGCCTATTCTGAAGCTGTGAAGGCACAGAGGAATTACGATGCGTTGCTCAGGTCGGGCTTTCTCCCGGTAGATCTATTAGGCGATAGACGAGATAAAGCATTTCGCGAAATAAAAAGCGCACGCGATTATAGCCAGGCTATAGGTATAATAGGGCATCCCTATGTTATATATGATAATTACTTGAGCATGGGCCTAATCGATAAAGTGAGGCAGGCTGGCTATGGTGTTATAACGCCGGAAAATGTGGCGGATGATGTCATAGATGAAGAGGCCGATAAACTACCCAAACGCATGTTTTACACGTTTGGTAAGGCTATTTACGCATCAGCTATGCACATGATTCGTTCTAAAAGCGTAAGGGGCGTCGTATATATGTCGGCTTTCGGATGCGGTGTCGATGCATTTATAACTGAGCTCGTGCAACGCCGAGGCAGGCGTTTGGACAATGTACCTATTATGATATTGAACATAGATGAACATACCGGCCAAGCCGGCGTGGATACGCGCATAGAGGCTTTCTTAGATATGATAAAATGGAGGGATCAACATGAAGGTGACGTTCCCGCATATAGGCAATACCTACATAGGGGTTAA
- a CDS encoding acyl-CoA dehydratase activase, with translation MDYYLGVDIGSVSSDFVLIDEEHNVISKLYLKTQGQPIKAIKDGLSLLQDEMPDEADITGVGSTGSGRDLAGVMVGADIVKNEITAHAVATLEKVPDVSTILEIGGQDSKIIIIRDGIVTDFAMNTVCAAGTGSFLDRQAARLGVPIEQFGEMALRSTTKVRIAGRCAVFAESDMIHKQQMGYEPEDIINGLCEALVRNYLNNVGKGKEILPRVVFQGGVAANIGIKRAFEEALKCDVYVPEHHEVMGAIGAAILAQEEVERKGYTDFRGFDLVDMDFKTKSFDCDGCANQCEVVQIMADKQVVARWGDRCGKWHNALLKRQRRDKDKAMA, from the coding sequence ATGGATTATTACTTGGGCGTTGACATAGGATCGGTAAGCAGCGATTTCGTACTTATCGATGAAGAGCATAATGTTATAAGCAAATTGTATTTGAAGACGCAAGGCCAACCTATAAAAGCTATAAAGGACGGATTGAGTCTGCTGCAGGACGAAATGCCTGATGAGGCCGATATAACTGGCGTAGGTTCTACAGGCAGCGGGCGTGATTTAGCTGGCGTGATGGTGGGCGCTGATATAGTTAAAAATGAAATAACCGCTCATGCGGTGGCAACCTTAGAAAAAGTCCCCGATGTTTCCACTATATTGGAAATAGGAGGGCAGGATTCTAAGATTATTATCATACGCGATGGCATAGTGACGGATTTTGCCATGAATACCGTATGCGCGGCTGGTACCGGTTCGTTTTTGGACAGGCAAGCTGCCCGTCTTGGTGTGCCAATAGAACAGTTTGGCGAGATGGCGCTGAGGTCTACTACTAAAGTGCGTATAGCCGGTCGGTGCGCTGTGTTCGCTGAGTCGGATATGATACACAAGCAGCAGATGGGCTATGAGCCTGAGGATATAATAAATGGCTTATGCGAGGCGTTGGTCAGAAATTATTTGAATAATGTGGGCAAAGGTAAGGAGATACTACCTAGAGTCGTTTTTCAAGGTGGAGTGGCCGCTAATATAGGTATAAAACGCGCATTTGAAGAGGCTTTAAAATGCGATGTATATGTACCTGAACACCATGAGGTCATGGGAGCCATCGGGGCCGCCATACTTGCTCAGGAAGAAGTCGAACGTAAAGGATATACTGATTTTCGAGGATTTGATCTAGTTGATATGGATTTTAAAACCAAAAGCTTTGATTGTGATGGTTGCGCCAACCAATGTGAGGTAGTACAGATTATGGCCGATAAACAGGTGGTGGCCAGATGGGGTGATAGGTGCGGCAAATGGCACAACGCTTTGTTGAAGAGGCAACGCAGGGATAAAGATAAGGCTATGGCATAA
- a CDS encoding Rqc2 family fibronectin-binding protein — protein sequence MALDAIAVRCVVDELNSRILDCRIDKIYQPERDEIVLHAKGKAGGGTLLISANAANARVNLTERSMVNPMNAPMFCMVLRKHLQGGRIVSVDQPDTERIIEIGVESYDELGDKTSKRLTIEIMGRHSNIILINKDGVIIDSIKHITHEMSRVRQVLPGLLYAYPPKQDKIDPFSISKSGMASQLAGQPASMSLEQALSSIINGISRSTATEIAAIAGINGDLKLEQITLEVLDVLWDAFEHFRSDVVDKRWQPAIIYDEQGNPVDFFPLPVHRRVNGQVVYMQSISQVLERYYAQKDAIDHIKQKSSDLRKLLNTHLERAKRKLEIQQRELAQTKDMDRYKLYGQLITSNLYQLQPGQSEAKLVNFYSQTMDELTISLDPSLTPAENAQRYFKLYNKAKNAAAALIPQIEQTRDEIEYLESQLDNLERCTEETDIDEIRQELSEQGYIKHRRKNSDKSKAKPSQPHHFVSSTGMDIYVGKNNVQNDMLTLRWAAKSDYWLHVKDLPGSHVIIRSQGKLPDQQTLLEAAMLAAHYSKGRDSSNVAVDYTQCKYVNKPAGARPGKVIYTNYKTIYVTPDTDLLKKLNRIV from the coding sequence ATGGCTTTAGATGCAATAGCTGTGCGGTGTGTAGTAGATGAATTGAATAGCCGTATTCTAGATTGCCGCATAGATAAAATATATCAACCCGAAAGGGATGAAATAGTACTTCATGCCAAAGGCAAGGCTGGAGGAGGTACACTCCTGATCTCGGCCAATGCTGCCAATGCCCGGGTTAATTTAACCGAGCGCTCTATGGTAAACCCTATGAATGCCCCTATGTTTTGTATGGTATTGCGCAAGCATTTGCAGGGGGGACGTATAGTTTCGGTGGACCAGCCCGATACCGAGCGCATTATAGAAATAGGGGTTGAGAGTTATGATGAGCTGGGTGACAAGACTTCAAAGCGGCTGACGATAGAGATTATGGGACGCCACAGCAATATAATACTGATCAACAAAGATGGCGTTATCATAGACAGCATAAAGCATATAACTCATGAGATGAGCCGCGTGCGCCAGGTATTGCCAGGGCTGCTTTATGCCTACCCTCCGAAACAGGATAAGATCGATCCATTTTCAATCAGTAAGAGTGGGATGGCCTCGCAATTGGCTGGCCAACCTGCGTCGATGAGTTTGGAACAAGCCCTATCTAGCATCATAAATGGGATATCGCGTTCTACTGCAACTGAAATTGCGGCCATCGCTGGTATAAACGGCGATCTGAAGCTGGAACAGATTACCTTAGAAGTCCTCGATGTTTTATGGGATGCATTTGAGCACTTTAGGAGCGATGTGGTCGACAAAAGATGGCAGCCTGCTATAATATATGACGAGCAAGGCAATCCTGTAGATTTTTTCCCACTGCCCGTACACCGTCGTGTAAACGGTCAAGTAGTTTATATGCAGTCCATAAGCCAGGTACTGGAGCGATACTATGCTCAGAAGGATGCCATAGACCATATAAAACAGAAATCATCGGACTTGCGTAAGCTGCTCAATACTCATTTGGAAAGGGCAAAAAGGAAACTGGAGATACAACAGCGAGAGTTGGCACAGACTAAAGATATGGATCGCTATAAGCTGTACGGTCAGCTCATAACATCCAATCTGTATCAGTTACAACCCGGACAGAGTGAGGCGAAACTAGTCAATTTCTATAGTCAAACAATGGATGAATTGACCATCTCATTGGATCCGTCACTTACGCCGGCTGAAAATGCACAGCGCTATTTTAAGCTGTATAATAAGGCCAAGAATGCAGCAGCTGCTTTAATACCCCAGATAGAACAGACTAGGGACGAAATAGAATATCTGGAAAGCCAATTGGATAATCTTGAGCGATGCACTGAAGAAACCGATATAGATGAGATACGCCAAGAGTTATCGGAGCAGGGTTATATAAAGCACAGACGCAAAAATAGCGATAAAAGTAAGGCAAAGCCATCGCAGCCCCATCACTTTGTATCATCGACGGGCATGGACATATATGTTGGCAAGAACAACGTTCAAAATGATATGTTGACATTGAGATGGGCCGCTAAGAGCGATTACTGGCTTCATGTCAAAGATTTGCCTGGCTCACATGTTATAATAAGGAGCCAGGGTAAACTGCCGGATCAGCAAACACTGCTTGAAGCGGCTATGTTGGCGGCGCATTACAGCAAAGGCCGCGATTCCAGCAATGTTGCTGTGGATTATACCCAATGCAAATACGTAAATAAGCCGGCTGGTGCCAGACCCGGCAAGGTGATATATACAAATTATAAAACGATTTATGTGACTCCGGATACTGATTTGTTAAAAAAGCTAAATCGGATTGTGTGA
- a CDS encoding YicC/YloC family endoribonuclease, translated as MIKSMTGYGRGQCSAGEWDVSAEIKAVNHRYTDINIRASRQLMFMENDIKKLIQKRVSRGKIDVSISCERRGEANITAGFDEAAFKAYIELSRRLADDYKLYSGLNVADILGLPGVLNTGRDGMADDSALSEAVFQCVDKALEELITMRSNEGRNLYANIYECLEGLRAIVGSIKSKADGVVDAYKDKLTARIQEMIDDTLLDMDRLMLEIAIYADKSDISEEITRLYSHIDQFSRAINDDIPVGRKLDFITQEIYREFNTIASKATDVDIINSVIEAKAITEKIREQIQNIE; from the coding sequence ATGATAAAAAGTATGACCGGATATGGCAGAGGCCAATGCAGCGCTGGTGAATGGGACGTATCCGCTGAGATAAAGGCAGTGAATCATCGCTATACCGACATAAATATAAGGGCATCCAGGCAGCTTATGTTTATGGAAAACGATATTAAAAAGCTCATACAGAAAAGGGTGAGCAGAGGCAAAATCGATGTATCGATATCGTGCGAAAGGCGTGGTGAAGCCAATATAACAGCCGGATTCGATGAAGCTGCATTTAAGGCATATATAGAGTTATCCAGGAGATTGGCCGATGATTATAAGTTGTATAGCGGATTAAATGTGGCAGATATATTAGGTTTGCCTGGTGTATTGAATACAGGACGGGATGGCATGGCTGATGATTCTGCACTGTCCGAGGCCGTTTTCCAGTGCGTGGACAAGGCGTTAGAAGAGCTTATAACCATGCGTAGCAATGAAGGGCGAAACCTATATGCTAATATATACGAATGCTTAGAAGGATTGCGTGCTATCGTAGGCAGTATAAAATCGAAAGCCGATGGGGTCGTGGATGCGTACAAGGATAAACTGACTGCTCGGATACAGGAAATGATAGATGATACGCTGTTGGATATGGATCGGCTTATGCTTGAAATAGCGATTTATGCTGATAAAAGCGATATAAGCGAAGAGATAACCAGGCTATACAGCCATATAGATCAATTCAGCCGGGCCATAAACGATGATATACCGGTGGGCAGAAAACTCGACTTCATAACGCAGGAAATATATAGGGAATTTAATACCATTGCTTCCAAAGCAACTGATGTGGATATAATAAATAGTGTTATAGAGGCAAAGGCTATCACCGAAAAGATAAGGGAGCAGATACAGAATATTGAATGA
- the remA gene encoding extracellular matrix/biofilm regulator RemA: MNIRLINIGFGNIVSANRLVAIVSPESAPIKRIVQDARDRGMLIDATYGRRTRAVIITDSDHVILSAILPETVAHRLNVQEGIKYEEDYNEEDE; this comes from the coding sequence GTGAATATACGGTTGATAAATATAGGTTTTGGCAATATAGTATCAGCCAATAGACTTGTAGCTATAGTTAGTCCGGAATCAGCTCCTATAAAGCGCATAGTACAGGATGCGAGGGATAGAGGCATGCTTATAGATGCGACCTATGGCCGAAGAACCAGAGCGGTCATAATAACCGATAGCGATCATGTTATATTATCGGCTATTCTGCCTGAGACGGTGGCTCATAGGCTGAATGTTCAGGAAGGCATAAAATACGAAGAAGATTATAATGAAGAGGATGAGTAA
- the gmk gene encoding guanylate kinase, whose amino-acid sequence MQQGLLIVISGPSGAGKGTICRALRRFNHNVELSISATTRAPRRGEREGVNYFFKTVDEFKRMIEDGEFLEYAEVYGNYYGTPKSYVRERLMEGKDVILEIDIQGALSIKEKFDDAVFIFILPPSMEELKRRIVKRGTESEEELLKRFNSSYKELNFINRYNYVVINDVVEAAARKIDAIITAEKCRVERNKDLYINYLEGLEK is encoded by the coding sequence ATGCAACAGGGGCTGCTTATCGTTATTTCCGGTCCATCTGGGGCTGGAAAAGGAACCATATGCCGTGCTTTACGCAGATTTAATCATAATGTAGAGCTATCCATATCGGCTACCACAAGAGCGCCTAGGCGCGGTGAGAGAGAGGGCGTGAATTACTTTTTTAAGACAGTCGATGAATTCAAGCGAATGATAGAAGACGGTGAGTTTTTAGAATACGCTGAAGTATATGGCAATTATTATGGAACGCCCAAATCGTATGTGCGCGAGCGTTTGATGGAAGGCAAGGACGTAATACTGGAGATAGATATACAGGGTGCGCTCAGCATAAAAGAAAAATTCGACGATGCCGTATTCATATTCATATTACCGCCGTCTATGGAAGAGTTAAAACGGCGCATAGTAAAAAGGGGCACTGAGAGCGAGGAAGAGCTGTTAAAGCGTTTTAACAGCTCTTATAAAGAGCTTAATTTTATAAACCGATATAACTACGTTGTTATAAACGATGTAGTAGAAGCGGCTGCTCGGAAAATCGACGCGATAATAACCGCTGAAAAATGCAGGGTAGAGCGCAATAAGGACCTTTACATAAATTATTTGGAGGGATTAGAAAAATGA
- the rpoZ gene encoding DNA-directed RNA polymerase subunit omega, giving the protein MIYPPLKDLLSRVDSKYALVVMVAKRARQLAEGEPSLVSNIPSNNPVTIAACEIAQGKITYERIK; this is encoded by the coding sequence ATGATTTATCCACCTCTTAAGGATCTGTTGAGCAGGGTTGATAGCAAATATGCATTGGTAGTAATGGTAGCAAAAAGGGCCAGACAATTGGCGGAGGGAGAACCTAGTCTGGTATCCAATATTCCGTCCAACAATCCTGTTACCATAGCTGCATGCGAGATAGCCCAGGGTAAGATCACATATGAACGGATTAAATAA
- the coaBC gene encoding bifunctional phosphopantothenoylcysteine decarboxylase/phosphopantothenate--cysteine ligase CoaBC, whose amino-acid sequence MNGLNNKTVVLGVTGGIAAYKAVDIVSRLKKAGVDVYVIMTRHAAQFVTPLTFQSISEHPVAVDMFQPFMADEIEHIALAKRANLFLIAPATANIIGKIANGIADDMLSTTVMATQAKVVLAPAMNTNMYLNPIVQHNISILKDKGYEVIEPESGRLACGDYGTGRLSSPEIIVQAVMRMLNIKNDLDGKTIMVTAGPTREAIDPVRYISNHSSGKMGYAIARAALDRGAKVLLISGPVALTPPVGAEIIPVISTQDMYEAAVSRFEEVDAVIGAAAPADYKPAEVSPVKIKKTEDAMTITLIRTPDIIKTLGRTKTRQKVVGFAAETQDVEQYARQKLVDKSMDMIVANDVSANGVGFGSDYNAVKIIRHDGNLKEVPRMPKEQVAHIILDELASLFEDSVL is encoded by the coding sequence ATGAACGGATTAAATAATAAAACGGTCGTTCTAGGGGTAACCGGTGGTATAGCTGCTTATAAGGCTGTGGATATAGTCAGCCGCTTAAAAAAAGCCGGCGTTGACGTTTATGTTATAATGACGCGACATGCGGCGCAATTTGTCACCCCATTGACATTTCAGTCCATATCGGAGCATCCGGTGGCGGTGGATATGTTTCAGCCGTTTATGGCCGATGAGATAGAGCATATAGCACTGGCTAAGAGGGCCAACTTATTCCTCATAGCGCCGGCTACTGCTAATATAATAGGCAAAATAGCCAATGGTATAGCCGATGATATGCTGTCCACTACCGTTATGGCCACGCAGGCCAAAGTTGTGTTGGCCCCTGCTATGAATACCAATATGTACTTGAATCCTATAGTCCAACATAATATAAGCATTCTCAAAGACAAAGGCTATGAGGTGATAGAACCCGAGAGCGGGCGTTTGGCATGCGGTGATTACGGTACGGGACGACTATCATCTCCGGAGATCATAGTTCAGGCTGTCATGAGGATGCTAAACATCAAGAACGACCTTGACGGCAAAACTATTATGGTTACGGCAGGACCTACGCGCGAAGCCATAGACCCTGTAAGGTATATAAGCAATCATTCCAGCGGCAAAATGGGGTATGCAATAGCTCGGGCAGCATTGGATAGAGGGGCAAAGGTTTTGCTCATATCGGGACCGGTAGCCCTTACGCCACCGGTAGGGGCAGAGATTATACCTGTGATATCGACTCAGGATATGTATGAGGCGGCGGTGAGCCGCTTTGAAGAGGTAGATGCTGTAATAGGTGCTGCAGCGCCTGCGGATTACAAGCCGGCTGAAGTGAGTCCTGTCAAAATAAAAAAGACAGAAGATGCCATGACGATAACTCTTATCAGGACTCCTGATATAATAAAAACGCTGGGACGAACTAAAACCAGGCAGAAGGTGGTAGGTTTTGCGGCTGAGACTCAAGATGTCGAGCAGTACGCGCGCCAGAAGCTGGTAGATAAGAGTATGGATATGATAGTGGCCAACGACGTAAGCGCCAATGGAGTAGGTTTTGGCAGTGACTATAATGCCGTCAAGATAATACGTCATGACGGCAATTTGAAAGAAGTGCCCAGAATGCCAAAAGAGCAGGTGGCTCATATTATACTGGATGAATTAGCGAGCCTTTTTGAGGACAGTGTCCTATGA
- the priA gene encoding primosomal protein N' encodes MKPRFASVALNVPAGSDTYSYKIVDDISDDMLIGRRAVVMLGNRLMEGYIVDITDHADIEEDKIKPVEALLDKEPIFTKAMLELAFWMKEQYLCPLGAALACMLPPGVKARIQKMIVLLNEADVIDNTKSLIINALRDNKGRMALNALKKVVPVKNISSVLAELERDGVIAYEYTVKESVRIKDSYNEAAVSGSISTVRPVQQQLQAITAINKAVDEGEGAFLLHGVTGSGKTEVYLQAIQHAMDIGKDAIVLVPEISLTPQMVALFTARFGSSVAVWHSRLSMGEKYAQWWRIKNGQAQVVVGARSAVFAPVQRLGLIVLDEEQESSYKSDMTPKYDAREVAKRRCDIEAGVLVLGSATPSLETYYAAGKGDMRLLVMPDRINGKPLPHVDIVDMRQEIAYGNKSIFSRKLLKAVAYNLKAGQQSILFMNRRGFSTFVSCRNCGLVMKCPHCDISLVYHSDKGQLQCHYCGYKIAVPKVCPKCKSPYIRYFGAGTQRIEHDVKQIFPHARVVRMDTDTVTKKNAHRDILRLVWRHEVDILVGTQMIAKGLDFPEVTLVGVVAADTALNIPDFRSAEDTFQLVTQVAGRAGRAAKPGMVIVQTYQPEHYSLQAAVKHDYESFYRQEIEIRERLKYPPFSNIVKISLSGKHLPDIIKAAEDMAGELHCYLNNMCYNNDVEILGPSPAPMEKIKDEYRWQIILKVDVHIMDDIKYDIKRMVDRYSCASMDINPYSML; translated from the coding sequence ATGAAACCGCGTTTTGCCAGTGTGGCGCTGAATGTGCCGGCAGGCAGCGATACGTATTCATATAAAATAGTCGATGATATAAGCGACGATATGCTGATAGGCCGTCGTGCCGTAGTAATGCTAGGTAACCGTCTTATGGAAGGTTATATCGTCGATATAACCGATCATGCTGACATAGAAGAAGATAAAATAAAGCCTGTAGAGGCGCTGTTGGATAAAGAGCCTATTTTCACTAAGGCTATGTTGGAGTTGGCGTTTTGGATGAAAGAGCAATATCTGTGCCCGTTAGGGGCGGCATTGGCATGCATGCTCCCTCCAGGCGTCAAAGCCAGGATCCAAAAAATGATAGTACTGCTAAACGAGGCCGATGTTATCGATAATACCAAATCCTTAATTATCAACGCATTAAGGGATAATAAAGGACGCATGGCTTTGAATGCTTTGAAAAAAGTCGTGCCCGTAAAAAATATAAGCAGCGTGTTGGCTGAATTAGAGCGGGATGGCGTAATAGCATATGAGTATACTGTAAAAGAGAGCGTGCGCATAAAAGATAGCTATAATGAGGCTGCAGTGTCCGGCTCTATCAGCACAGTCCGGCCGGTACAACAACAGCTTCAAGCCATAACGGCTATAAATAAAGCCGTGGACGAAGGAGAAGGTGCTTTTTTGCTGCATGGCGTGACAGGCAGCGGCAAGACAGAGGTATATCTGCAAGCTATACAACATGCCATGGATATAGGCAAGGATGCGATAGTGCTGGTACCAGAGATATCGCTTACACCACAGATGGTAGCGCTTTTTACGGCAAGATTCGGTTCCAGCGTAGCGGTATGGCACAGTCGCCTCTCCATGGGCGAGAAATACGCGCAGTGGTGGCGTATAAAAAACGGACAAGCACAGGTGGTAGTAGGTGCGCGCTCGGCAGTATTCGCACCTGTCCAACGGTTAGGACTCATAGTGCTCGATGAGGAGCAGGAGAGTAGTTATAAATCCGATATGACGCCTAAATATGATGCCAGGGAAGTGGCCAAGCGGCGCTGCGATATAGAAGCAGGCGTACTAGTGCTTGGCAGCGCTACGCCGTCTCTGGAAACATATTATGCTGCCGGCAAGGGCGATATGCGTTTGCTGGTTATGCCTGACAGGATAAATGGTAAGCCGTTACCTCATGTAGATATAGTGGATATGCGCCAGGAAATAGCATACGGCAATAAGAGTATTTTCAGCAGAAAACTGCTCAAGGCCGTGGCATACAATTTGAAAGCCGGCCAGCAGAGTATACTATTCATGAACAGGCGAGGATTTTCTACATTTGTATCATGCCGAAACTGTGGGCTTGTGATGAAATGCCCCCACTGCGATATATCGCTTGTATATCACTCGGATAAGGGGCAACTACAATGCCATTACTGTGGTTATAAGATAGCGGTACCTAAAGTATGTCCCAAATGCAAGAGTCCTTATATACGATACTTCGGAGCCGGTACACAGCGAATAGAGCATGATGTAAAACAGATTTTCCCACATGCGCGCGTTGTGCGCATGGATACCGATACTGTCACTAAGAAGAATGCTCATAGAGATATATTGCGCTTGGTATGGCGCCATGAGGTGGATATATTGGTAGGCACGCAAATGATAGCCAAAGGGTTGGACTTTCCAGAAGTGACGCTGGTGGGCGTGGTGGCTGCAGATACGGCGCTTAACATACCGGATTTTCGCAGCGCTGAGGATACATTTCAATTGGTTACACAAGTTGCAGGTAGGGCTGGTAGGGCAGCGAAACCGGGTATGGTTATAGTACAAACATATCAACCCGAACATTATAGCCTGCAGGCTGCTGTAAAGCATGATTATGAGAGCTTTTACCGCCAAGAGATCGAGATAAGGGAAAGGCTTAAATATCCACCATTTTCCAATATAGTGAAAATATCTTTATCGGGTAAGCATCTGCCCGATATCATAAAAGCCGCCGAGGACATGGCTGGCGAGCTGCATTGCTATCTGAATAATATGTGCTATAATAATGATGTGGAGATATTAGGCCCATCGCCAGCTCCTATGGAAAAAATAAAGGATGAGTATCGTTGGCAGATAATATTAAAGGTAGATGTTCATATAATGGATGATATCAAATATGATATAAAGCGCATGGTGGACAGATATTCATGTGCCAGCATGGATATAAATCCGTATAGTATGCTGTGA
- the def gene encoding peptide deformylase, producing the protein MALREIRKFKDPILRKKARPVVKIDKRLLTLLDDMVETMKKAEGVGLAAPQVGILKRVVVIADMDEDKIIELINPEIIAQSGEQVGPEGCLSFPGMSGTVKRPEQVTVRAMDRKGEIREVTGTGIIARAFCHEIDHLDGIVFLDKVIPEPESDQESDEQQEETAL; encoded by the coding sequence ATGGCATTAAGAGAGATACGAAAGTTTAAGGATCCGATACTGCGTAAAAAAGCGCGGCCGGTCGTAAAAATAGATAAGAGGCTGTTGACGCTGTTGGATGATATGGTCGAGACCATGAAAAAAGCTGAGGGCGTAGGCCTGGCTGCCCCACAAGTGGGCATATTAAAGCGCGTTGTGGTTATAGCCGATATGGATGAGGATAAGATAATCGAGCTTATAAATCCTGAGATCATCGCGCAATCAGGCGAACAGGTGGGTCCTGAAGGATGTCTCAGCTTCCCCGGTATGAGCGGTACCGTAAAAAGGCCGGAGCAGGTTACTGTGCGTGCAATGGACAGAAAAGGTGAGATCCGTGAAGTAACGGGTACGGGAATTATAGCCAGGGCATTTTGCCACGAGATAGACCATTTGGATGGCATAGTCTTTCTGGATAAAGTTATACCTGAGCCGGAATCTGATCAGGAATCGGATGAACAGCAGGAGGAAACGGCGCTGTGA